From a region of the Eulemur rufifrons isolate Redbay chromosome 7, OSU_ERuf_1, whole genome shotgun sequence genome:
- the LOC138385895 gene encoding LOW QUALITY PROTEIN: putative serine protease 47 (The sequence of the model RefSeq protein was modified relative to this genomic sequence to represent the inferred CDS: deleted 1 base in 1 codon; substituted 1 base at 1 genomic stop codon) gives MVARVARIRGRRPAPFLWPLPLLLLPLSLGVVPTPQSRGPSPSQTPREAGGSPAAQEGRQQAAGRPLGSAGPAQAEGVWPSRAVTGVFSLPSASNQVAPETTSAEVGGAVSTVCGKPRAMGKIYGGQDAEAGQWPWQASLLYKGSHLCGAALIDSHWLVSAAHCFFKKSRALENYQVLLGYTQLYQQTQHTQKMSVNQIITHPDFEKLHPFGSDIAMLQLDLPVNFTFYIAPVCLPSSDMQLPSNASCWITGWGMLTEDSEAGPLLGPVPTAVPCRPXAACCPTCKAQGVGSHVDRFRSMIVHLEDQLRSISVLNPVSHPGDVCLGDSGGPLVCYVPSAWVLVGLSSWGLDCRHPVYPGIFTRVTYFTDWINEIKRLTPLPAPASAPPLTGSQPQRLRAAGSPGPCTALVPPQTWLLLPFTLRARG, from the exons GAGGATCCGAGGCCGGCGGCCGGCCCCGTTCCTCTggccgctgccgctgctgcttCTGCCCCTGAGCCTGGGGGTCGTGCCCACTCCGCAGTCCcggggccccagcccctcccagacgCCACGCGAGGCCGGAGGGAGCCCGGCGGCGCAGGAGGGCCGGCAGCAGGCAGCCGGCAGGCCCCTGGGCTCTGCAGGCCCAGCCCAAGCAGAGGGTGTGTGGCCCAGCCGAGC AGTCACCGGCGTCTTTTCTCTGCCCTCGGCTTCCAATCAGGTAGCCCCAGAGACGACATCAGCAGAG GTGGGTGGGGCTGTCTCCACAGTGTGCGGGAAGCCCAGGGCGATGGGGAAGATCTATGGTGGCCAGGACGCTGAGGCTGGCCAGTGGCCGTGGCAGGCCAGCCTGCTGTACAAGGGCTCGCACCTCTGTGGAGCTGCCCTCATCGACTCCCACTGGCTCGTTTCGGCTGCCCACTGCTTTTTCAA AAAATCCCGGGCCCTGGAGAACTATCAGGTTCTGTTGGGATACACTCAACTGTATCAGCAAACCCAGCACACCCAGAAGATGTCTGTGAACCAGATTATCACCCACCCAGACTTTGAGAAGTTGCACCCCTTTGGGAGTGACATTGCCATGTTACAGCTGGACCTGCCTGTCAACTTCACTTTCTACATTGCCCCAGTCTGCCTCCCATCCTCAGACATGCAGCTGCCCAGTAACGCATCCTGTTGGATAACTGGCTGGGGAATGCTCACCGAGGACAGTGAGGCGGGT CCTCTCCTGGGCCCTGTCCCTACAGCTGTCCCCTGTAGGCCTTAGGCAGCGTGTTGTCCCACGTGCAAGGCACAGGGGGTGGGGTCC CATGTTGACAGATTCAGATCCATGATTGTCCACCTTGAGGATCAGCTTAGGAGCATCTCGGTACTCAACCCAGTGTCCCACCCTGGAGATGTTTGTCTA gGCGATTCCGGGGGGCCCCTGGTCTGCTACGTCCCCAGTGCCTGGGTCCTGGTGGGGCTGAGCAGCTGGGGCCTGGACTGCCGGCATCCCGTCTACCCTGGCATCTTCACCAGGGTCACCTACTTCACTGACTGGATCAACGAAATCAAGAGACTCactcctcttcctgcccctgcGTCTGCTCCTCCTCTCACTGGCTCTCAGCCCCAGCGCCTGAGGGCTGCCGGCTCTCCCGGGCCCTGCACAGCCCTTGTGCCTCCACAGACCTGGCTCCTGCTGCCCTTTACCCTCAGGGCCCGGGGGTGA